In Lutra lutra chromosome 5, mLutLut1.2, whole genome shotgun sequence, a single genomic region encodes these proteins:
- the LOX gene encoding protein-lysine 6-oxidase isoform X2 — protein sequence MRFAWTALLLGPLQLCALLRCAPPAAGQQQPPRQQPAAPAAWRQRIQWENNGQVFSLLSLGSQYQPQRRRDPGTTAPGAANAAAPQPRTPILLLRNRTAAARERTAGTSGVAGRPRPAARHWFQAGYSPSGARDAGDSRDGNRTALGERPALSNLQPPSRVDGMVGDDPYNPYKYSDDNPYYNYYDTYERPRPGSRYRPGYGTGYFQYGLPDLVPDPYYIQASTYVQKMSMYNLRCAAEENCLASSAYRADVRDYDHRVLLRFPQRVKNQGTSDFLPSRPRYSWEWHSCHQHYHSMDEFSHYDLLDASTQRRVAEGHKASFCLEDTSCDYGYHRRFACTAHTQGLSPGCYDTYNADIDCQWIDITDVKPGNYILKVSVNPSYLVPESDYSNNVVRCEIRYTGHHAYASGCTISP from the exons ATGCGCTTCGCTTGGACCGCGCTCCTGCTCGGGCCCCTGCAGCTCTGCGCGCTCCTGCGCTGCGCCCCGCCGGCCGCTGGCCAGCAGCAGCCCCCTCGCCAGCAGCCGGCGGCTCCGGCCGCCTGGCGCCAGAGGATCCAATGGGAGAACAACGGGCAGGTGTTCAGCCTGCTGAGCCTGGGCTCGCAGTACCAGCCGCAGCGCCGACGGGACCCGGGCACCACCGCCCCGGGCGCTGCCAACGCCGCAGCCCCGCAGCCGCGCACGCCAATCCTGCTGCTTCGCAACCGCACGGCGGCAGCACGGGAGCGCACCGCAGGCACGTCGGGGGTCGCCGGCCGACCCAGACCCGCCGCCCGCCATTGGTTCCAAGCTGGCTACTCGCCGTCCGGGGCCCGCGATGCTGGGGACTCGCGAGACGGCAACCGGACGGCGCTGGGAGAGCGCCCGGCGCTCAGTAACCTGCAGCCGCCCAGCCGCGTAGACGGCATGGTGGGCGACGACCCGTACAACCCTTACAAGTACTCCGACGACAACCCCTATTACAACTACTATGACACGTACGAAAGGCCCCGGCCTGGGAGCAGGTACCGGCCCGGATACGGCACCGGCTACTTCCAGTACG GTCTCCCGGACCTGGTGCCAGACCCATACTACATCCAGGCGTCCACGTACGTGCAAAAGATGTCCATGTACAACCTGAGATGCGCCGCAGAGGAAAACTGCTTGGCCAG CTCAGCATACAGAGCAGATGTTAGAGATTATGATCACAGGGTGCTGCTAAGATTCCCCCAAAGAGTGAAAAACCAAGGGACATCAGATTTCTTACCAAGCCGACCGAGATATTCCTGGGAATGGCACAGTTGTCACCA ACATTATCACAGCATGGATGAATTCAGCCACTATGACCTCCTTGATGCCAGTACCCAGAGGAGAGTGGCTGAAGGCCACAAAGCGAGTTTCTGTCTTGAGGACACATCCTGTGACTATGGCTACCACAGGCGATTTGCATGTACTGCTCATACACAG gggttgAGTCCTGGCTGCTATGATACCTATAACGCAGACATAGACTGCCAGTGGATTGATATTACAGATGTAAAACCTGGAAACTACATTTTAAAG GTCAGTGTGAACCCCAGCTACCTGGTGCCTGAATCGGACTATTCCAACAATGTCGTGCGCTGTGAAATCCGCTACACGGGACACCATGCGTATGCCTCGGGCTGCACAATTTCACCGTGA
- the LOX gene encoding protein-lysine 6-oxidase isoform X1 — protein sequence MRFAWTALLLGPLQLCALLRCAPPAAGQQQPPRQQPAAPAAWRQRIQWENNGQVFSLLSLGSQYQPQRRRDPGTTAPGAANAAAPQPRTPILLLRNRTAAARERTAGTSGVAGRPRPAARHWFQAGYSPSGARDAGDSRDGNRTALGERPALSNLQPPSRVDGMVGDDPYNPYKYSDDNPYYNYYDTYERPRPGSRYRPGYGTGYFQYGLPDLVPDPYYIQASTYVQKMSMYNLRCAAEENCLASSAYRADVRDYDHRVLLRFPQRVKNQGTSDFLPSRPRYSWEWHSCHQHYHSMDEFSHYDLLDASTQRRVAEGHKASFCLEDTSCDYGYHRRFACTAHTQGLSPGCYDTYNADIDCQWIDITDVKPGNYILKVSVNPSYLVPESDYSNNVVRCEIRYTGHHAYASGCTISPY from the exons ATGCGCTTCGCTTGGACCGCGCTCCTGCTCGGGCCCCTGCAGCTCTGCGCGCTCCTGCGCTGCGCCCCGCCGGCCGCTGGCCAGCAGCAGCCCCCTCGCCAGCAGCCGGCGGCTCCGGCCGCCTGGCGCCAGAGGATCCAATGGGAGAACAACGGGCAGGTGTTCAGCCTGCTGAGCCTGGGCTCGCAGTACCAGCCGCAGCGCCGACGGGACCCGGGCACCACCGCCCCGGGCGCTGCCAACGCCGCAGCCCCGCAGCCGCGCACGCCAATCCTGCTGCTTCGCAACCGCACGGCGGCAGCACGGGAGCGCACCGCAGGCACGTCGGGGGTCGCCGGCCGACCCAGACCCGCCGCCCGCCATTGGTTCCAAGCTGGCTACTCGCCGTCCGGGGCCCGCGATGCTGGGGACTCGCGAGACGGCAACCGGACGGCGCTGGGAGAGCGCCCGGCGCTCAGTAACCTGCAGCCGCCCAGCCGCGTAGACGGCATGGTGGGCGACGACCCGTACAACCCTTACAAGTACTCCGACGACAACCCCTATTACAACTACTATGACACGTACGAAAGGCCCCGGCCTGGGAGCAGGTACCGGCCCGGATACGGCACCGGCTACTTCCAGTACG GTCTCCCGGACCTGGTGCCAGACCCATACTACATCCAGGCGTCCACGTACGTGCAAAAGATGTCCATGTACAACCTGAGATGCGCCGCAGAGGAAAACTGCTTGGCCAG CTCAGCATACAGAGCAGATGTTAGAGATTATGATCACAGGGTGCTGCTAAGATTCCCCCAAAGAGTGAAAAACCAAGGGACATCAGATTTCTTACCAAGCCGACCGAGATATTCCTGGGAATGGCACAGTTGTCACCA ACATTATCACAGCATGGATGAATTCAGCCACTATGACCTCCTTGATGCCAGTACCCAGAGGAGAGTGGCTGAAGGCCACAAAGCGAGTTTCTGTCTTGAGGACACATCCTGTGACTATGGCTACCACAGGCGATTTGCATGTACTGCTCATACACAG gggttgAGTCCTGGCTGCTATGATACCTATAACGCAGACATAGACTGCCAGTGGATTGATATTACAGATGTAAAACCTGGAAACTACATTTTAAAG GTCAGTGTGAACCCCAGCTACCTGGTGCCTGAATCGGACTATTCCAACAATGTCGTGCGCTGTGAAATCCGCTACACGGGACACCATGCGTATGCCTCGGGCTGCACAATTTCACC